Proteins from one Ramlibacter sp. PS4R-6 genomic window:
- a CDS encoding glycosyltransferase family 4 protein, with product MSLWLHVSTLMNWDRPPVGIVRVEREYALWLLEHASQAHDVRFCVYDRAAERFVEVPRAQVEERLAVNRELAPPAAPRGELAGWKRAIKNAWYAVRPMLPPQWRDRMVLRARTGYHHLLVARERWRRRLARLLQGRAAADAPAANFARGDQWVSLGADWEYLDQEALYRIKHDVGLQVTLICYDAIPVVLPQLFVDVLSRERFGSYLAELAWCADHVLCISECTRRDFERVMREMGAPVPPTHVIRLGDEIREPKSEAPPAGFDVDGRPFVLYVSTIERRKNHEVLYRAWARMRDNGIVPHRLVFVGMRGWGVNDLMNDLRLDPRVHDDIVVLDRVGDPALAWLYHHAAFTVFPSLYEGWGLPVVESLGWGKFCVASSAASLPEAGGDWVEYIDPWDLPRWVERLSYFMTHPQEVQARNERIAREYQPTAWRDTSAAIHRVAMPGDVYSPGQP from the coding sequence ATGAGCCTGTGGCTGCACGTGTCGACGCTCATGAACTGGGACCGGCCGCCGGTGGGCATCGTGCGGGTCGAGCGCGAGTACGCGCTGTGGCTGCTCGAGCATGCGTCGCAGGCCCACGACGTGCGCTTCTGCGTGTACGACCGCGCGGCGGAGCGCTTCGTGGAAGTGCCGCGCGCACAGGTCGAGGAGCGCCTTGCCGTGAACCGCGAGTTGGCGCCGCCCGCCGCGCCGCGTGGCGAACTGGCCGGGTGGAAGCGCGCCATCAAGAACGCCTGGTACGCGGTGCGCCCGATGCTGCCCCCGCAGTGGCGCGACCGCATGGTGCTGCGTGCCCGCACGGGCTACCACCACCTGCTCGTCGCACGCGAGCGCTGGCGCCGCCGCCTCGCGCGCCTGCTGCAGGGACGCGCGGCCGCGGACGCACCGGCGGCGAATTTCGCGCGGGGCGATCAATGGGTGTCGTTGGGCGCCGACTGGGAATACCTGGACCAGGAAGCGCTGTACCGCATCAAGCATGACGTGGGGCTGCAGGTCACGCTCATCTGCTACGACGCGATCCCGGTCGTGCTGCCGCAACTGTTCGTGGACGTGCTCTCGCGCGAGCGCTTCGGCAGCTACCTCGCCGAGCTCGCCTGGTGCGCCGACCACGTGCTGTGCATCTCGGAGTGCACACGCCGCGACTTCGAGCGCGTGATGCGCGAGATGGGCGCGCCCGTGCCGCCCACGCACGTGATCCGCCTGGGCGACGAGATCCGCGAGCCGAAATCCGAGGCGCCGCCGGCCGGTTTCGACGTCGACGGCCGGCCGTTCGTGCTGTACGTCTCCACCATCGAGCGGCGCAAGAACCACGAGGTGCTCTACCGCGCCTGGGCGCGCATGCGCGACAACGGCATCGTGCCGCACCGCCTGGTGTTCGTCGGCATGCGCGGCTGGGGCGTGAACGACCTGATGAACGACCTGCGGCTGGACCCGCGCGTGCACGACGACATCGTCGTGCTGGACCGCGTGGGCGACCCGGCGCTGGCCTGGCTGTATCACCACGCGGCCTTCACCGTGTTTCCCTCGCTCTACGAAGGCTGGGGCCTGCCGGTGGTCGAAAGCCTGGGCTGGGGCAAGTTCTGCGTGGCCTCCAGCGCAGCGTCGCTGCCCGAGGCCGGCGGCGACTGGGTGGAATACATCGACCCGTGGGACCTGCCGCGCTGGGTCGAGCGGCTGTCGTATTTCATGACCCACCCGCAGGAAGTGCAGGCGCGCAACGAGCGCATCGCGCGCGAGTACCAGCCCACCGCGTGGCGCGACACCAGCGCGGCGATCCACCGCGTCGCGATGCCGGGCGACGTTTATAGTCCCGGGCAACCATGA